The Armatimonadota bacterium genome includes a region encoding these proteins:
- a CDS encoding sugar phosphate isomerase/epimerase — protein sequence MKIGLFIALFGDKPLEEALDMAVAAGVQAVEIGAGAYPGSPHIDVPALLEDKSAREKLMKAVQKRELVLSALSVHGNPLHPDKKTAKEHHDVFVNAVKLADALDVRLVNGFSGCPGDGPKAVNPNWVTCAWPDEFRDILEWQWKEAVLPYWTEQAKLLKKHDVKFCIEMHPGFVCYSNDTLLKLRNGVKDGEQIGANFDPSHLWWQGIDPIAAVRQLGREGALYHVHAKDTRIDPYTSALNGNLDTKSYGDIGERSWVFRSVGYGHGIEWWKDFVSTLRTVGYDHVVSIEHEDGLMSPAEGLSKAIEVLKQAVIEQPAGAMFWAKD from the coding sequence GTGAAAATCGGTCTCTTCATCGCGCTGTTCGGCGATAAGCCCCTGGAAGAAGCCCTGGACATGGCCGTGGCCGCCGGAGTCCAAGCGGTCGAGATCGGAGCCGGGGCCTACCCTGGCAGTCCGCACATCGACGTCCCCGCGCTGTTGGAAGACAAGTCGGCACGGGAGAAGCTGATGAAAGCGGTCCAGAAACGGGAACTCGTTCTCTCGGCGCTCAGCGTCCACGGCAATCCGCTCCATCCCGACAAGAAGACCGCAAAGGAGCACCACGACGTCTTTGTCAACGCGGTCAAGCTCGCCGACGCGCTCGATGTGCGGCTTGTGAACGGGTTCAGCGGGTGTCCGGGCGACGGGCCGAAGGCCGTCAACCCCAACTGGGTGACCTGCGCTTGGCCGGACGAGTTCAGGGACATCCTGGAGTGGCAGTGGAAGGAAGCCGTCCTGCCTTATTGGACCGAGCAGGCGAAGCTTCTCAAGAAACACGACGTCAAGTTCTGCATCGAGATGCACCCCGGGTTCGTGTGCTACTCCAACGACACCCTCCTCAAGCTGCGGAACGGCGTCAAGGACGGCGAGCAGATCGGGGCCAACTTCGACCCGAGCCATCTCTGGTGGCAGGGCATCGATCCGATCGCTGCGGTCCGCCAACTGGGCAGGGAAGGGGCGCTCTACCATGTCCACGCCAAAGACACGCGCATCGATCCGTACACGTCGGCCCTGAACGGAAACCTGGACACGAAGAGCTATGGCGACATCGGAGAAAGGTCGTGGGTGTTCCGCAGCGTCGGCTACGGGCACGGGATCGAGTGGTGGAAGGACTTCGTCAGCACCCTCAGGACCGTGGGTTACGACCACGTCGTCAGCATCGAGCATGAAGACGGTCTGATGTCTCCGGCCGAAGGACTGAGCAAGGCGATCGAGGTCCTCAAACAGGCCGTGATCGAGCAGCCCGCCGGTGCCATGTTCTGGGCGAAGGACTGA